A window of the Desulfotignum phosphitoxidans DSM 13687 genome harbors these coding sequences:
- a CDS encoding adenine deaminase, with protein sequence MSMHHTRISHHLITRDLAAVAMGAKPADLIIKNGRLVDVCTARIREPVDIAVYQGHIALVGDAAHVQVNSQTRVMDASGKYLCPGLIDSHMHIESSMVDLPAFAAGVLPQGTTTICPDIHELTNVLGMKAVDLFYESAKGLPLKALIAMPVCVPSLPGMEDAGADVTPSLVREAYESGRVFLQGEQMNFPGVIFGDDTVHQIISAGIRANKVLTGHFSSRDTNAGLNAYIASGMTADHETTTAQGAAARAMRGMYVQQRYGSAWLDLPQLVEAITHDPGCDTRFYTLVTDDVTAATVVSNGHLVRVLRKAIQLGINPVMALQMVTINPAQMLEASRWIGSLTPGRAADILVVDNLTQFTISQVFCDGVAVAEDNQLCRPIHPYAYPDWALKTMHLDWLAPTDFHIPAPFENPVQVRVIHLVPDRVHTLSKTRTLESKDRCLHADPLQDLAKAGVFYRHSPNGSADKSRGLGFVSGTRFIPGSAYASTVSHDSHNLLVVGMDDTAMALAANTLIESGGGLAVVMENRVLAHLPLPLGGIMGLESMETTAVGVQAVENALAQIGCPHKSFEMTLSLLGLVVLGELRLSNRGLVELKDGQAPRRVDLILDS encoded by the coding sequence ATGTCAATGCATCATACCCGGATTTCGCATCATTTGATTACCCGGGATCTGGCCGCAGTGGCCATGGGGGCGAAACCGGCGGATCTGATCATTAAAAATGGCCGCCTTGTGGATGTTTGTACCGCCAGAATCCGGGAGCCTGTGGATATTGCTGTCTACCAGGGCCATATCGCTCTGGTGGGAGATGCAGCCCATGTTCAGGTCAATTCACAGACCCGCGTTATGGATGCGTCTGGTAAATATCTGTGTCCCGGATTAATCGATTCCCATATGCATATCGAAAGTTCCATGGTGGATCTGCCCGCATTTGCCGCCGGTGTGCTGCCCCAGGGCACCACCACCATCTGTCCGGACATTCATGAATTGACCAATGTCCTAGGGATGAAGGCGGTGGATCTGTTTTATGAAAGTGCAAAGGGGTTGCCCCTGAAGGCGCTGATTGCCATGCCCGTGTGCGTCCCGTCTCTGCCGGGCATGGAGGATGCCGGTGCCGATGTGACACCTTCCCTGGTCCGGGAAGCCTATGAAAGCGGCAGGGTCTTTCTTCAGGGAGAACAGATGAATTTTCCGGGAGTTATTTTCGGGGATGACACAGTGCATCAGATCATTTCAGCCGGCATCCGGGCCAATAAGGTATTGACCGGCCATTTTTCATCCCGGGACACCAATGCCGGGTTGAATGCCTATATCGCTTCGGGTATGACAGCGGATCATGAAACAACAACGGCACAAGGTGCCGCAGCCCGGGCCATGCGCGGCATGTACGTGCAGCAGCGATATGGCAGTGCCTGGCTGGATCTGCCTCAGCTGGTGGAAGCCATCACCCATGATCCGGGCTGTGACACCCGGTTCTATACCCTGGTGACCGATGATGTCACCGCGGCCACCGTTGTCTCGAACGGGCATCTGGTCCGTGTATTGAGAAAAGCGATTCAGCTGGGGATCAACCCGGTCATGGCGTTGCAGATGGTGACCATCAATCCCGCGCAGATGCTGGAAGCATCCCGGTGGATCGGGTCATTGACCCCGGGTCGGGCCGCGGATATCCTGGTGGTGGACAATCTGACGCAGTTCACTATATCTCAGGTGTTTTGCGATGGCGTGGCCGTGGCAGAAGACAATCAGTTGTGCCGGCCCATTCATCCGTATGCGTATCCGGACTGGGCGTTGAAAACCATGCATCTGGATTGGCTGGCACCCACGGATTTTCATATCCCGGCACCGTTTGAAAATCCGGTTCAGGTCCGTGTCATTCATCTGGTGCCCGACCGGGTGCATACTTTGTCAAAAACAAGGACGCTTGAATCCAAAGACCGGTGCCTGCATGCAGATCCTTTGCAGGATCTGGCCAAAGCCGGAGTGTTTTACCGGCATTCCCCCAATGGCTCGGCTGACAAATCCCGGGGACTGGGATTTGTATCCGGGACCCGGTTTATTCCGGGGTCTGCCTATGCGTCAACGGTGTCACATGATTCCCATAATCTGCTGGTCGTGGGGATGGATGACACTGCCATGGCGCTGGCTGCCAATACATTGATTGAATCAGGCGGCGGCCTGGCTGTGGTGATGGAAAACCGGGTTCTGGCGCATTTGCCTTTGCCTCTGGGAGGGATCATGGGGCTTGAATCCATGGAAACCACAGCAGTTGGGGTTCAGGCGGTTGAAAATGCACTGGCACAGATCGGGTGCCCCCACAAGTCCTTTGAAATGACTTTGAGCCTGCTGGGTCTGGTGGTACTGGGAGAACTGCGCCTTTCCAACCGGGGCCTGGTGGAACTGAAAGACGGTCAGGCACCCCGGCGGGTGGATCTGATCCTTGATTCATGA
- a CDS encoding type I restriction enzyme HsdR N-terminal domain-containing protein — protein MQENPHHLVMGELTDYLTGETVPDTHDERFRQKIARHLVQVCGYEKKQIESRKQVIIKTGEKTARLWMDFLVSTGDKTGMMIRYAPGSLVTRRLPNLALSRLVYPYQIPVVVTCNGEDAEVINGVTGKVTGQGVDAIPDRQTLMALDIAASFPKVSQALHDKASRIAFACEVDGACPCDTDVCILD, from the coding sequence ATGCAAGAAAATCCCCACCATCTGGTGATGGGAGAGTTGACCGATTATCTGACGGGTGAGACCGTGCCCGACACCCATGATGAACGGTTCAGACAAAAAATCGCCCGGCATCTGGTTCAGGTCTGCGGGTATGAGAAAAAACAGATTGAATCCCGGAAACAGGTCATTATCAAAACAGGAGAGAAAACGGCCCGGCTCTGGATGGATTTTCTGGTGAGTACGGGGGATAAAACCGGCATGATGATCCGGTATGCGCCCGGATCTCTGGTGACCCGGCGGTTGCCCAATCTGGCTTTGTCCCGGCTTGTTTACCCGTATCAGATCCCCGTGGTCGTGACCTGCAACGGCGAAGATGCCGAAGTGATCAACGGGGTCACCGGCAAGGTGACGGGGCAGGGGGTTGATGCCATTCCGGACAGACAGACATTGATGGCCCTGGATATTGCCGCATCCTTTCCCAAAGTGTCTCAGGCACTTCATGACAAAGCGTCCCGGATCGCCTTTGCCTGTGAAGTGGACGGGGCCTGCCCCTGTGACACGGATGTCTGTATCCTGGATTAG
- the uvrA gene encoding excinuclease ABC subunit UvrA, with the protein MTDIIIQGAREHNLKNIDVRIPKNCLTVVTGLSGSGKSTLAFDILYAEGQRRYVESLSTYARQFLGQMAKPDVDSIDGLSPAIAIEQKTAGHNPRSTVGTITEIYDYLRLLFARVGTPHCHQCGNPIEPMTVDQICDRILTLPADTRIMLLAPLIRDQKGRHDAVFDRMKKQGFARMRVDGKICRTQDHPILEKQKKHTLEVVVDRLVIKPGIEKRLSVSLELALSLSKGLLIVMDLDKNQDRLFSETASCLNCHISYPPFTPASFSFNSPQGACPVCDGLGSITAFDPDLIVPDPGLSLRQGAILPWQNRDSVQFMEFLDALTTHFDQDIYTPFKNLSDRFQHVLLHGSKEELIEFYTEQAGKKIRSKKNFEGVIPYLKRRYKETDSKSIKEELKRYMNARVCSRCQGTRLNPASAHVRVSGHTIWEITRLPIKRTLAAIASLTLTRKEEQISAGIIRELTQRLIFLDNVGLDYLSLSRSADTLSGGESQRIRLATQIGSKLTGILYVLDEPSIGLHRRDNARLIKTLMDLKHLDNTVVVVEHDTDTILASDHVIDMGPAAGVHGGQVIFSGPPEKLTACPDSLTGQYIKGIRQIPIPDIRRKGNGRHLTLVNAEANNLKQVTVSFPLGCFICVTGVSGSGKSSLVLSTLYPALCNQIAYTNKLVGAHDRITGIQHLDKVIHIDQSAIGKTPRSNPGTYTGVLPAIRELFARTPDARARGYKPGRFSFNIRGGRCEACAGEGVIKIEMQFLPDVHVRCHVCKGRQFNRDTLDIRYKGKNIAEVLDMTIHQAVRFFDNISAIQAKLSTLVEVGLGYITLGQSAVTLSGGEAQRIKLARELSKKSTGKTIYILDEPTTGLHADDINRLLSVLDRLVAAGNTVVVIEHNMDVIKYADHIIDMGPEGGDKGGRIIVQGTPEQVAEHPTSFTGYYLSKVLQKKD; encoded by the coding sequence ATGACTGACATCATTATTCAGGGGGCCAGGGAACACAACCTGAAAAATATCGATGTGCGGATCCCCAAAAATTGTCTGACCGTGGTCACGGGCCTGTCCGGATCCGGCAAATCCACCCTGGCCTTTGACATCCTGTATGCCGAAGGCCAGCGGCGGTATGTGGAATCTTTGTCCACCTATGCCAGACAGTTTTTAGGGCAAATGGCCAAACCGGATGTGGACAGCATTGACGGCCTGTCCCCGGCCATTGCCATTGAACAGAAAACCGCCGGCCACAATCCCCGGTCCACGGTGGGCACCATCACGGAAATCTATGATTACCTGCGGCTTTTGTTCGCCCGGGTAGGAACGCCCCATTGTCATCAATGCGGAAATCCCATTGAACCCATGACCGTTGACCAGATCTGCGACCGGATTCTGACCCTGCCTGCCGACACCCGGATAATGCTTCTGGCACCGTTGATCCGAGACCAGAAAGGCCGGCATGACGCTGTGTTCGACCGGATGAAAAAACAAGGGTTTGCCCGAATGCGGGTGGATGGGAAAATCTGCCGGACCCAGGACCATCCGATTCTGGAAAAACAAAAAAAACACACCCTGGAAGTGGTGGTGGACCGTCTGGTCATCAAGCCGGGCATTGAAAAAAGATTGAGTGTTTCTCTGGAACTGGCGTTAAGCCTGTCCAAGGGTCTTCTTATTGTGATGGATCTAGACAAAAATCAGGATCGGCTGTTCAGTGAGACGGCATCCTGCTTAAACTGCCATATCAGTTATCCGCCTTTTACTCCGGCCAGTTTTTCGTTTAACTCCCCCCAGGGGGCCTGCCCTGTTTGTGACGGTTTGGGATCCATCACGGCATTTGACCCGGACCTGATTGTGCCGGATCCGGGATTGTCTCTGCGCCAGGGAGCGATTCTTCCCTGGCAGAACAGGGATTCGGTGCAGTTCATGGAATTTTTAGACGCGCTGACCACTCATTTTGACCAGGATATCTATACCCCGTTCAAAAACCTGTCAGACCGGTTCCAGCATGTGTTGCTGCACGGATCCAAGGAAGAACTCATCGAGTTTTACACAGAGCAGGCCGGCAAAAAAATCCGGAGCAAAAAAAATTTTGAAGGGGTGATTCCCTATTTAAAACGCCGGTATAAAGAAACCGATTCCAAATCCATCAAAGAAGAATTAAAGCGGTATATGAACGCCCGTGTCTGTTCCCGGTGCCAGGGCACCCGGCTGAATCCGGCATCGGCCCATGTCCGGGTCAGCGGGCATACGATCTGGGAAATCACGCGCCTTCCCATTAAACGGACGCTGGCAGCCATTGCGTCGTTGACTTTGACCCGGAAAGAGGAACAGATCAGCGCCGGTATTATCAGGGAACTGACCCAGCGGCTTATCTTTCTGGACAATGTGGGGCTGGATTACCTGTCTCTTTCCCGGTCTGCAGATACGCTGTCCGGCGGTGAAAGCCAGCGGATCCGTCTGGCCACCCAGATCGGCTCCAAACTGACCGGCATTCTCTATGTGCTGGATGAACCCAGCATCGGCCTTCACCGCAGGGACAATGCCCGGCTGATCAAAACGCTCATGGATCTGAAACATCTTGACAATACCGTGGTGGTGGTGGAACACGACACCGATACCATTTTGGCTTCCGACCATGTGATCGATATGGGTCCGGCTGCCGGGGTTCATGGGGGCCAGGTCATATTTTCCGGCCCGCCTGAAAAACTGACCGCCTGCCCGGATTCGCTGACGGGCCAGTATATCAAGGGAATCAGACAGATCCCCATTCCGGATATCCGGCGAAAAGGCAACGGCCGCCATTTAACCCTTGTCAATGCAGAAGCCAATAATCTCAAACAGGTCACTGTGTCGTTTCCTCTAGGATGTTTTATCTGTGTGACCGGCGTGTCCGGATCCGGCAAATCCTCGCTGGTGCTGTCCACGTTATATCCGGCCCTGTGCAACCAAATTGCATATACAAATAAGCTGGTCGGTGCCCATGACCGGATCACGGGCATCCAGCATCTGGACAAAGTGATTCATATCGACCAGTCCGCCATCGGTAAAACGCCCAGGTCCAATCCCGGCACTTACACGGGGGTGCTTCCGGCCATCCGTGAATTGTTTGCCAGAACACCGGATGCCCGGGCCAGGGGATACAAACCCGGACGGTTCAGTTTCAATATCCGGGGGGGGCGATGTGAGGCATGTGCTGGAGAGGGCGTCATCAAGATTGAAATGCAGTTTCTGCCCGATGTCCATGTGCGCTGCCATGTGTGCAAGGGCCGGCAGTTCAACCGGGACACCCTGGATATCCGTTACAAAGGCAAAAATATTGCCGAGGTGCTGGACATGACCATTCACCAGGCGGTCCGGTTCTTTGACAACATTTCTGCCATCCAGGCCAAACTGTCCACCCTGGTGGAAGTGGGACTGGGCTACATCACTTTAGGTCAGTCTGCCGTCACCCTGTCCGGGGGAGAAGCCCAGCGCATCAAACTGGCCAGGGAACTGTCCAAAAAAAGTACGGGAAAAACCATTTATATTCTGGATGAACCCACCACGGGCCTGCATGCCGATGATATCAACCGGCTGCTGTCGGTTCTGGACCGGCTGGTGGCCGCCGGCAATACCGTGGTGGTGATTGAGCATAACATGGATGTCATCAAATATGCCGACCATATCATTGATATGGGACCTGAAGGGGGGGACAAAGGCGGCCGGATCATTGTTCAGGGAACCCCGGAACAGGTGGCCGAACACCCGACCTCTTTTACGGGATATTATCTGTCAAAAGTGCTTCAGAAAAAAGACTGA
- the pdxA gene encoding 4-hydroxythreonine-4-phosphate dehydrogenase PdxA: MSGKPIIGITMGDPLGIGPEILVKALCENELQALCIPVVIGDQDVLHTALSKFLIPLRIHKIHDPKQGNEDPGYLNLLAVSSLKLNMSMQPSMTSVIGKAMADYIHTGVDLALSGQIDALVTGPITKTGLKMAGSRFHGHTELIAHQTGTRKFAMMLAGKTLKVVLVTIHMPLASVPDSLTQENILDIIHLTCTDLKTRFNIKAPRLAVAGLNPHAGEAGLFGHEEQQIIAPAVKAAQNQGLDIQGPMPPDTVFNYAIKTGCDAVVCMYHDQGLIPFKLIHFKDGVNVTLGLPIIRTSVDHGTAYDIAWKGCADPTSLVEAVKMAVFQARHRTDRNLPHD; the protein is encoded by the coding sequence TTGTCTGGCAAACCCATCATTGGCATCACCATGGGAGATCCTCTGGGCATCGGTCCGGAAATACTGGTGAAAGCCTTGTGTGAAAATGAACTCCAAGCCTTGTGCATCCCTGTGGTGATCGGGGATCAGGATGTCCTGCACACAGCACTTTCAAAGTTTTTAATTCCGTTGCGCATCCACAAGATCCATGATCCCAAACAAGGCAACGAGGATCCCGGGTATCTGAATCTGCTGGCTGTTTCTTCCCTGAAACTGAATATGTCGATGCAACCGTCCATGACATCTGTAATCGGAAAGGCCATGGCGGATTACATCCATACGGGCGTTGATCTGGCCCTGTCCGGACAGATTGATGCCCTGGTCACAGGACCCATCACCAAAACCGGACTCAAGATGGCGGGGTCCCGTTTCCATGGGCACACGGAACTGATCGCCCACCAGACCGGAACAAGAAAATTTGCCATGATGCTGGCCGGGAAAACTCTGAAAGTGGTTCTGGTGACCATCCATATGCCTCTGGCCAGCGTGCCGGATTCCCTGACACAGGAAAACATTTTAGACATTATCCATCTCACCTGTACCGATCTTAAAACCCGGTTCAATATTAAAGCCCCCCGCCTGGCCGTGGCCGGATTGAATCCCCATGCCGGAGAAGCCGGTCTTTTCGGTCATGAAGAACAACAAATCATTGCCCCGGCTGTCAAAGCCGCCCAAAACCAGGGCCTGGATATTCAAGGGCCCATGCCTCCGGATACGGTGTTCAATTACGCCATAAAGACCGGTTGTGATGCCGTGGTGTGCATGTACCATGACCAGGGCCTGATTCCTTTTAAGCTGATTCATTTCAAGGACGGGGTGAATGTCACCTTGGGACTGCCCATTATTCGGACATCCGTGGACCACGGGACCGCCTATGACATTGCCTGGAAAGGATGTGCCGATCCCACCAGCCTGGTTGAAGCCGTCAAAATGGCGGTTTTCCAGGCCCGGCACCGAACCGACCGGAATCTGCCCCATGACTGA